The nucleotide window GAATCCTTTGATGAAGGAAATGCTAAAGAGCGATTGGAAGAAATAAATGAGGTTGAAGAATGAAGGATAGATACCGGTGGCCCCCCTTCCTTTCGCAAGAAATACAAGCGAGGCTTAAACAGGAAATCGCACGTATTATCAAGGATGGTCTCGCCAGATGTGCCTGCGAGGCGCTCTCGATAAGGGTCCATACTTACAATCTCGATACCCGTTTTAAGGCTGAATGTCGATGTAAATGCGGCATTGCGGACAAATGGGGATTCTTAGAAGGAGATATCCCGTCAGCGGGCCCCGCTGACGGGATACAGAAAAAACGCCGTTCGGGAGAAGAAATAAGATCAGGGTTAGACCGTAGAAACAGTGACCCGAATTACCGGGGAACAGACACCCGAAGCGGGAAAGAACGACGGGCCAGAAGGGACAGGAGAAAAGCTTCAAACCCTGAGAATCTTCGGTAAGTTGACCTCTATTCCAGGGAAACTCCGATTTCTTTGATCCCTGAGATCTCTGATACTTCTCCCTCCGGCGGGATCCCGCCGCGTTTCGTGTAGATTAAGGTCCCGTTCTTACCTGTGGCCCATCCCACGTTTCTGTCGATAAAGTGGACATCAATCAAAAACTGGATGGTCCCGGTGATCTGTTGCGTCCAGGTCTCTCCCCCATCATCGGTACGCAGGACCGTTCCGGCCGCACCGACAGCCCACCCAAGCTGTTCATCCAGAAAGAAGATCCCGAGAAGAAATGTAGGGAGGCCGCTCTCTTTGGCCACCCATGATTTGCCCCCATCGATCGTCTTCAGGATGGTGCCGCGGGCGCCAATCGCCCAACCTGTCTCCGGATTGATAAAAAAGAGCCGATGAAGGTCCATTTTTATTCCTGTATCCTGAACCGACCAGGTCGTACCGCTGTCGTCTGTGTAAAGAAGCCCACCACCGTCTCCAGCGATCCAGCCCCGTCGGGAGTTGATGAAGAAGATCGAATTGAGGTTGGCACGGGATTCCCCTCGCGCGGGCCCCCAGCTCAAACCGCCATCTTCTGTCTTCAGGAAGGCCCCTTTCAAGCCTGAGACCCATCCACGATTCGCATCGATGAAATAGACATCGGTCAGGTTTTTCCTTCGGATCTTCTTTCCTACAAGCTGCCAGGCCCATTTACGACCACCGTCCGAGGTGTGGAGGATCAAACCGTTTTCACCGACGGCCCATCCCTCGTTTGGATTCAGAAAGAAAATAGAGACAATGAGCCTCTCGGTTCCTGTCTCCTGCTGAGACCAGGTCTCACCCCCATCACTCGTATGAAAGATTGTCCCCTTATTCCCGCTGAGCCACCCATTTTTTTCATCGATAAAAAAGATGCCCCCCAAAGAAACCTTGGCCCCGATATCCTTGATCTCCCAACCGCTTGGCGCACGTTCTTCTACTGGGATCTCGGTCTGCGGCCTACAACCCACGAGTAAGAAAACCAGTAACAACCCCCCAATAAACCAGCAAGAGGTGACCACCCTGCATTTGTTTTCTTTTGTTGATCGTATTGATATGTTCATTGTTGATTCAACCCCATAAATACTCGAATAAATATCGGAGAAGATCGTAACATATTTCTCTTCTCAAAAACAAATGTGTGGAGCCCCCGTATTCGAAATTGGATCTTGGGATAAACCGGCAGTATAACTTCATAATGAATAGCTCCGAACAAGATCTCTCGGGAATTGACACTGTCTCATTATCGGATAAGATTAATGGGCCTCTCGCGTAGGCAACGAACAATCCTGTAAATACAGGCTCGATACAGCAGGAGAGTACGCATATGACTCTGGTTGTGTTCCTGAACCCTTTAAAGAGTAGAACCCATAAAGACAGGGTGTTGGCTGTCCTTTTCTTTGCAAATCACTATAGAGGCCTGGCGTCTCTCACAGTGGAGAATATCCGCTTAGGTCTTCAGGAGGGTAACGCAAAGAGTTGGGAGAAGGTAAAGATGGCGAGCATCCTGACGCAAAGCGGGGACCACGTGGAAACCCCTGGCCTGGAAGGGAAAAAACGTCTTTGGAAGCTCTGATTAAGTCTGAGGTGAGTTTTTCAGGAGATAAAATGTTTCTATTCAAGGCGTAAATCATGGAGAATAGCCCGCTATTGTCAAGATATGAAACGCAGAAGCGGGATATTATTAGCCCTGAAAAAACAATTCATAACTTATTCAGAGCTTCCTTAAGTTCCGATTTGAAGCACCCCCTGCAGACTCCCTTGGACTGCCACATTGCGGGATTATTACCGGTTCTCGCAAACCTCCTGCCAGAATTGATATTCCGTATCAAGGAGCCGTTTGATGTAGAAATCATCTCTCGGAATGCACAGATGTACCCCCGTCTGTCCCGGAAAGTAACAATAGAAATCGATGGACGGAAGATGGGTCACGGCTAAAATATGTTGTAATTGCCCGTAATAATACTTGGGAACAGCCTGAGACTTTGACGTCTTTCGGTAACAACTCTCACCGCATTTGATTTCAACGACAGTACGTCCATCCGTTGCCAAACCATCCAGACTGGCCCGAAGCCAGTCATGTTCCACGCTCTGGAGACAGACCGGATAAACACGAATCCCCACTTTTTCTTCGTAGCACCTTCTCGCCTTAGGCTCTAGTGCGCTCCCTCTCGCCATGGCACGGTTGATAAAGCTTGCTTTCGTCCTCCCACACTTTTCCTTCATAAGTGTGGCCGAACTCTTCCAAATACCTTCTCCCATGATCGCTGGGGCGTCCGATGCTCCAATTCCCTGGCTTCGCCATGCAAGCCATTCCTTGGTCCCTTGTTCGAGATCTACGATTTTATAAAACACTTTATTCCTCTGCCTAAGGTTAGAATAAAAGTTGAGGTTTTCCTCGAAGAACGCGCCCTTCGCCCGACTTCCGGAAGAATGACGTTTTATTAAGAAACCCACTTGTCATCCTGCAATGCCGAATCATCTTGACCCTCTTGACGATAAAAAGCTACACTTCCCTATCTTCCTAATTCCGCGATTACGGAATTAGGAACCGCCGATTCGCCTGAAAATGACTGTGTTATCGGCCAGAGATCTCCCACCGTACAGGTGAGTACGCCTCGATCGCCCTTATGGCCTCTGGCCTTGTCTTTCAAGCGACTTGACGGTCCTCCCCAAGATCAATCGCTGATCTTGGGGAGCTCACCGGAGGGTATCCACATATGTTCGCAATATTGCTCATTCTTTTCATCGTGGTCCCCTTCATCGAGATCACCATCCTCATTAAATTGGGATCGCTGATCGGATTCTGGCCGACCATAGGCATTCAGATCGGAACCGGCATCATGGGGGCCTCGCTGGCCAAACTGCAAGGACTCTTTGTCTGGAGAAAGATCACGGAAGAGCTTCAACTCGGGAGAATTCCAACACAGGACATGGTGAACGGCGTCTTGATTTTTGCAGCCGGACTCGTTCTGATGACACCGGGTCTCTTGACCGATCTTCTTGGATTCGGCCTGCTCATCCCGACCACACGGAACGCATTCAGGCAATGGTTGGAGAGGAAGTTCAAGCGTCGGATCACGATCGATGAAAACGATTTTATCCCACCGCTATGATGCCAACCCCTTTCAGCTTGGAGGGATAAACCAATGTCCGCTCATTTTCTCTGGAATGAAATCCCACCGGCACAGCCGATGGAAGGCTGCGTGGTTTTTCTCCATGGACGTGGGACGATAGGGAAAGATCTTATGCCCCTTGCGGACGAATTCTCCCTCCCCTCCCTACGGTGGATCTTTCCCGACGCGCCTCTCCCCTTCCTTGAAGATTTTGACGGACGAATGTGGTTTGCTTCGCCGCCGGACCAGCACAGCGGGATCAGAAAAAGCCGGATGCTCCTTTTCGACCTGCTCAATCACCTGATCGAAAAGGGCCAGATCTCGGCCAGAAAGATTGTCCTGATGGGATTCTCCCAGGGGGCAGTGGTCAGTCTTGATGTGGGGCTCCGGTTTCCGAAACTCCTCGCCGGTCTCGTCGCGATGAGCGGCTTTCTCTCATCCCCCGAAGCGATTCCAACAGAAAAATCACCGGCATCCGCCAAGATGCCGATCCTCCTTGTCCATGGGTCGGCAGACGCCGTCGTCAACGTAAATGGATCGCGTCAGGCTTTGGACACACTGCGAAAGGAAGGGTACACGGTCGATTTAAAGGAATACCCCATGGGGCACCAGGTAATCTCGGAGGAGATCACACTTATCCGAAACCATCTGATCAAATTTTTGCAGCTTCAATAGATCCGAAGCGTTTAGATGGAGGATACCACGAAAATATTCCCACTGATTTTACTCCTCGCCTTATTGACGGCTCCCATTCACGCAGAAGAAGCACCCTAGGGACTCAGGGCATTGAACCCTTTTCTGTTTGTGACAAGCTTTCGATCTGGAAATCCAGACGTTCCAGGGCCTTCTCTTTTCCAAGAACCTCCAGCACATCAAAAATTCCCGGACTCACGGTCTTCCCTGTCACGGCTGCACGGACCGGTTGGGCAACCTTGGCCAGCTTTTTATCCATCGACGCACTGATCGACTTGAAGACCTCCCGAAGCGGGTCATGCTCGAATGGAATTTTTTCTAATTTTTCACGGACGGTCTTAAGGATCAGCAGATTCTCGACCGTCAGAAACTTCTGCGCCTTGTCATCAAACGAAATCTTGTCTGAAAAAAAGTAGAAGGCCGATTCGGCCATCTCTTTCAGGGTTCGTGATCGTTCACGAAGGGCATTCACCACCCTAAGCAAGTGATCGGGGTCGAGTTGGCCGGGATCGATACCAAGCCCCTGCAGATGAGGATGAAGCAATTGGGCAATCCGTTCGAGATCACCGGTCTTGATATAATTCGCATTGATCCAGAGCAGCTTGTCCTGGTTAAAAATGGCGGCTGAGGATCCGACGCGTTCCATCGAGAACTTCTCGATCATCTCCGGCAATGTAAAGAGCTCCTGGTCCTTATGAGACCAGCCTAGGCGAACCAGGTAGTTGACCATCGCCTCCGGCAGGTAACCCTCCTCACGGTATTGTTGTACAGAGGTCGCGCCATACCGCTTCGACAGCCGACTTTTATCCGACCCTAGGATCATAGAGAGATGGCCGAATCGCGGTTGGGCGTACCCAAGGGCTTTGTAGAGCTGGATCTGCTTCGGAGTATTGTTCAAATGGTCATCCCCGCGAATCACATGGGAAATCTGCATATCGACATCATCGACCACAACACAGAAATTATAGGTCGGGCTACCGTCCGATCTCATGATAATGAGATCGTCAACCGTCCTGCTGTCAAAGACCACTTTCCCTTTGACCATGTCATCGACAACAATCTCCCCTACGGAAGAGGCCTTGAAGCGAATCGCCGCAGGACGCCCAGGAACAGGGGCCGTAAGCTGACGGCAACGCCCATCGTAGCGCGGGACCTGCCGCGCTTTGAGCGCCTCCTTTCTACGGGTGACCAACTCCTCAGGGCTACAGTAACAACGATACGCCTTCTCCTGCTCTAAAAGGGTCTCAACCTTCTCCCGATAGACGTCGAAGCGGGCGGTCTGACGGACCGGATTCGCCTCTGATCCTTCCCAGAGGTCCCAATCAAGACCGAGCCACCGCATACCGTCAAAGATGGCCTCAATCGCCTCATCGGTCGATCTGGAGAGATCGGTGTCTTCAATCCGGAGGAAGAATTTCCCTTTCGCATGACGGGCAAAGAGCCAATTAAAAAGGGCGGTTCTGGCACCGCCTACATGAAGAAATCCGGTGGGGCTGGGCGCAAAACGAACGCGAACCTGATTCATCTATTCTCCGAGTAGACCAAAACTAAAGTCGCTTCCAATAAAGTGACGAATTATCGCATCTTTCAGTAAAAAAGTAAAGTTTTCGAGGGTTTACTTGACAAAAGTGTATCCCCTTGATAGCTTTTATTCGTTATCCCAAACCTTCGGAAGAATCTATTATTTTTTTCATACCACAAGACAATTATTAATTGTAAAGGAACATACGATGAAACTTCCGATGCGCCCCTCTGCGAAACAATCCTTTTGTGAACCGACAAAAAAACTCCTCCTGTTCCTGATAATCACCTTTCTTGTGGGTTGCGGTAGCCTTAACTTCAGCCAAATCAGTCCGGAAGCCAAAGACTTCCATCCAAGAACCATCGCCGTCCTTCCGGCAACAGTCGGCCAGTATGAATCGGCCAGAGATATCGTTGATGTGGCCGTTTCCCGGAACCTCGCCGATCGCGGGTGGTTCGAAAATGTCGTCGATGTCACCACGATTAAGACCCGAACATTAGAAACCCCGAAGCTCGCGATCGACCTTTCGGCCTACATCCAGAGAATCAATACCCTGGGGGTATCGGATTCCGAGATGGCGAAACGGCTGCATAACAAGCTGAAGGCCGACGCGCTGTTTCTGACCTATATCACTTCATGGGGCTATGGCCGAATGGAAGGGAACAAGGTGGGAAGGGTCGGTCTCGGATTGAAACTGGTAGACGCCTCAAAAGGAACGATCATCTGGAAAGCCAACCATGAACTAACTGAAGATTACCTCTTATTCAAGCCGAAACTTGAGGAGATTGCAGATGACCTTCTGGAGATTCTCATCAATGAGATGCCACATTAAGCTAACTTAGAGTAGGAGTTCTAACCGTATGAAGAAGGAAAGCCGGCTAAAACGCATGTTCTTTTTCTCGCTTGTCTTGTTCTCCCTGCCGTTCACAGCGATGGCCGGGGAATGGCAGATTATCGGGCCTAAGGCCTTAGGGATGGGAGGAGCTGGTGTCGCCGTCGCCAACGACGCCACCGCCAGTTATTGGAACCCCGCCGCCTTTGGGTTTTTTAGCGATCCAGGCGGTGGAGATTATGGGCGTCGAGACTGGAGCCTGCAATTGGTGGATATCGGCGTCGGGACCAAGAGTCATGAAGACTTCGCGGTCTTCCTGAACGACCTCTCAAAATTCGATTTTACGGTCCTCGGTGCTGCCACGATCCCCCTGGACAAGGTTTCCGACTTCATTCAACTCCTGGATACGCTCAGGGCCTTTGACGAGAATCCAAACAGAGCCTTGACTGTTATTGAAAATGCCGGCTTCAGGACACAGTTTGGCCATTTTGGACTCGGCGGATCTGCCTCGCTCGATGTCACCGCAAGAGCAATTATTGATCTTGTCAATATTGCGCAAACAAATGCCACGACAACAACATTTACCATCGCTGATTTTACAGACCCGACAAATTTTTCCTGCTTCACTTGCAGTACGACAGTTCTTAATGGAGATACAACCGGACTTAGCGTCTTCGAGGAAACCGCTTTAAATACTCATCTTACCGCCACACTAGAATGGACCTCCGCTCAAGCAATCGGGTTCATCAACGCCGTGGATACCGGTTTGGCCGCCGCACCTCCAGGTACGACAATTCCACCTGACATTGCCACACAGATTGAGAATGTAGCCACTCTGGCAAATAGTATCGCAACCGGCCCAACTTCCGGGGGAACCATCGAAAACAACACGTCGACAATCCAGTTCAAGGGAATAGGCATCGCCGAATTTCCTCTGACCTATGGTCTGGCCCTCTCAGATGACCTTGCCATCGGCGGAAATATCAAGTTTATGAAAGCACGCGTCTATAATTTCGCCCCGAAGCTTTTTGACACTAATTTTGACACCGCCCTCAATGGCGCGCTTGACGATTTTGTTGAAAGTACCAACTTCGGTGTGGACCTCGCCTTCCTCTACCGCCCTGGAGACCGTTTGCGCTTCGGAATCGTCGGCCGGAATCTGAATTCCCCCGAGTTCGACATGAAGGTCGTCCTCCCGGGCGATCCGGACCATCTTACGGAAAGGCCTCAAATTCGGGCCGGACTTGCCTACAAGCCGACCCGCTTTATCACCCTTGCTGCTGACCTAGATCTTACAAAAAATGGGACAACAGTTGGGAAGGGTTTTGACTCCCAGACCTTGGGTGCGGGAATCGAATTTGCCTTGAACAAGGAACTTCCCTGGTATTTTCGCTGGATCATTCCAACAATTTATAGAGGCGGCGCATATAAAAATCTTGCTGAAAGTGATATCGGCCTTGTCTATACTGCCGGAATCGGATGGGACCTTCTCCTCTTCAATTTCGATATCGCCGCGGCTATCTCAAAAGAGACAACCAACATCGACGGTGACGAGATCCCGGAGGAGGCAAAGGCCGAATTCGCCCTCACAATGCTCTTTTAACCTCATCCTCTCTCTATCTTTCCATCCACCATATTGAACACCCGGTCCGCCTGAAGCGAGAGTCTTTCATTGTGGGTCACTAGGATGAAGGTCATCCCTTTTTTCCTGTTAAGCTCCTTGAGCAATCCAAAGATCTCATCACTGGTATGGGTATCGAGATTTCCCGTCGGTTCATCCGCCAGGATCAATTTGGGCTGAAGAACCAGTGCCCTCGCGATGGCCACCCGCTGCTGTTCTCCTCCAGAGAGTTCCCCCGGTTTATGCCTGAGGCGGTGAGAAAGTCCGACGGAATTCAACATCTCCCGTGCGGCCGTCTCAATATCTCCACGATTCATCCGCCGGATCAAGCCGGGCATCATCACATTTTCGAGGGCTGAAAATTCGTGAAGGAGATGATGGAATTGGAAAACGAATCCAATTTTCTTATTCCTGAATCCCGCCAGTTCCGCGTCAGAATGGCCAAACAGATCGACACCATCAAAAGTAATCTTCCCCGAACTTGGTCTGTCGAGCCCACCCAGGATGCTTAGGAGCGTACTCTTCCCGACGCCGGACGCGCCGACAATCGCCAGAACCTCTCCTTCTCGGATCGTCAGCGACACCCCTTTGAGGATGACCAGTTCCTCTCCGGCCATGGTAAAAGATTTATAGAGATCGGTGACCTCGATCAGAACACTTCCCTGTGATGCAAGCGCCTCACTCATAACGCAGCGCCACGACGGGATCAAGCTTTGCGGCCTGCCGGGAGGGATAAATCGTCGCGAGGAGCCCAATGACCATCGCCGACACGGAAACCAGGATTACATCTAAAGCGTGAAGTTTGACCGGGAGATGGCTGATGTAATAAACATCTCCCGGTAAGGTATAAAACGTCTGAAGGACCCAGCAGATGGAAAGTCCCAGGGGAATACCCAGGAGGACACCCACGCCGCCGATAATCAGCCCTTCCAGCATAAAGATCCGCGTAATTGATTTTCGGGTCGCCCCCATCGCTTTCAGAATGGCAATTTCCCTGCTTTTTTCGACAACCGTCATCGTGAGGGTGCTGACAATATTGAACGAAGCAACCAGGATAATTAAAATCAGAATAACAAACATCATATCCTTTTCCATCTCCAGCGCTGTGAACAGGTTCCGGTTAAGTTGCATCCAGTCGCGGGCCTGAAAAGGAAAATCCAGGCGTGATTCTATTTCCTGAGCCACCTCAGCGGCAAGGAAGATATCATTCACTTTCACCTCGATTCCGGTAACAACATCGGAAAGATTAAAAAATTTCTGCGCCTCCCGGATCGAGACATATGCCAGAGAAGAGTCGTATTCATACATCCCTGAATCAAAAATACCGACCACATGGAATTTCCGAATCTTCGGGGTAAAGCCCATTGGCCCGCCAAGTGACTCCTCAATCGAGCTTCCATCCTTTCCAACCGGTGAGATGACATTGATAATTTCTCCCCGGAACACCCCGAGACGCCCGGCCAGCTCTCTTCCGATAATAACACCAGGATATACCCTTTCAGGTTCAACATCAGATCCGGATCCGGTCAAACTCTCCAAGAGAAGAGGCGGGGGCGGGTCCATCAAATCATTCAATGTACCTTCCACCATATTTCTTCCAATCTCCGTCACCTCATTCTCTTTTTGAGGATCAATCCCCCTGAGGACGACTCCAAAAACATTGGACTGCGAGGAAAGCAAAACCTGCCGGAAGATAAAAGGGGTCGCCGACTTGACGAGTGAGACTTCCTCAACTCTTTCAACCAGTCTTTGATAGTCGCTGATGTTGTCCCGGGTCCGGTCAGTGATTACAATATGAGAATTTGTTCCCAGGATTTTATCCCGCAGATCTTCCTTGAAACCGGTCATGACGGCAAGGGTCGCGATTAAAGCCGCAACGCCCACCGTGACCCCGCCGATCGAAATCACGGTGTTCAGCGAAGCTCCCTTTCGGCGACGTTTCGCCTTCAGATACCGAAAACCAATAAAAAATTCATAGGGAAGGGACATCAGGTTTTTCCTTTAAGGTGCGGACTAATCCCGGCTTGCTATCGTCGTGCCGCTGTTGGAGGATTGAGGCCGCATTTGGGGAAAGAGGATCACATCCCGAATCGAGGCCTGGTCAGTCAATAACATGACAAGCCGGTCAATTCCGATGCCTTCCCCTGCGGTGGGAGGCATCCCGTATTCCAATGCCTTTAGATAATCTTCATCCATCTGATGTGCCTCCGGATCACCCGCATCCCGCTGGGCCACCTGGGCCTCGAACCGGGCCCGCTGATCCTTCGGATCATTCAATTCTGAAAAAGCATTGGCGATCTCGCGGGAGGCGATATACAACTCGAAACGCTCTGTGAGTTCAGGTTGTTTCGGCTTGCGTTTTGCCAGTGGAGAGATCTCCGTCGGGTAGTCAATAATAAAGACAGGTCCCGTCAACTCAGGCTCAACGGTCTCCTCAAAAAGAATATTGAGCTGTTTCCAGATAGAATCCTCTTCTTTGACAGGGAGTCCGACCCGGAGCAGGAGATCGGCCACCTTTTTGGCGTCGGCAAGATCATCCAAGGGCACCTCATGCTTGCGGGCGATAGCCTCAAGGTAGGGAAGGCGCTCCCATGGAGAGGTAAAATCAATCTCTGTCCCCTGATACGTAAACCGCGTTTTCCCCAGAACCTCCTGTGCGACCGTTGAAAAGAGCTCTTCCGTCATCGTCATGAGTTCTTCGTAGTCTGCATAGGCCATGTAGAATTCCAGCATCGTGAATTCGGGATTGTGGATGGTAGACATTCCCTCATTTCTGAAATTTCGGTTAATCTCAAAGACCCGTTCGAAACCTCCGACAATGAGGCGCTTTAAATAAAGTTCCGGTGCGATTCTCAGATAGAGATCAACATCAAGCGTGTTGTGGTGTGTTACAAAAGGCCGCGCGGCCGCGCCGCCCGGGATCGGATGCATCATCGGGGTCTCCACTTCCAAGAAGCCCCTTTCCTTCAGAAAGTTCCGGATTACATCAAGAATCTTCCCGCGCTGGATAAAAACCTTCCGAACATCCGGATTCGCGATGAGATCAACATACCGCATCCGGTAACGCAACTCGACATCGGTGAGTCCATGCCATTTTTCCGGAAGCGGATAGAGGGATTTTGAGAGAAAGGTGAGCGTGCTCGCTTCAAGGGTTAATTCATCCGTCTTTGTCCGAAAAAGAAGACCATCTATCCCGAGTGTATCCCCGATATCCACCTTTTCGAAAAGTGCGCTTCCCACTTCCCCAAGGCGATCCTTTTTAAAATAGACTTGCAGGCGTCCCGAAGCATCCTGAATGTGCGCAAACGCAGCCTTCCCAAATCGACGAAGCGAAATGAGC belongs to Candidatus Manganitrophaceae bacterium and includes:
- the lysS gene encoding lysine--tRNA ligase, whose protein sequence is MGTENDQYTQRVKKLQALREAGIDPYGARFSGKTALLEILDKYNAATKESLEAQPVSYRIAGRLISLRRFGKAAFAHIQDASGRLQVYFKKDRLGEVGSALFEKVDIGDTLGIDGLLFRTKTDELTLEASTLTFLSKSLYPLPEKWHGLTDVELRYRMRYVDLIANPDVRKVFIQRGKILDVIRNFLKERGFLEVETPMMHPIPGGAAARPFVTHHNTLDVDLYLRIAPELYLKRLIVGGFERVFEINRNFRNEGMSTIHNPEFTMLEFYMAYADYEELMTMTEELFSTVAQEVLGKTRFTYQGTEIDFTSPWERLPYLEAIARKHEVPLDDLADAKKVADLLLRVGLPVKEEDSIWKQLNILFEETVEPELTGPVFIIDYPTEISPLAKRKPKQPELTERFELYIASREIANAFSELNDPKDQRARFEAQVAQRDAGDPEAHQMDEDYLKALEYGMPPTAGEGIGIDRLVMLLTDQASIRDVILFPQMRPQSSNSGTTIASRD
- a CDS encoding ABC transporter ATP-binding protein; protein product: MSEALASQGSVLIEVTDLYKSFTMAGEELVILKGVSLTIREGEVLAIVGASGVGKSTLLSILGGLDRPSSGKITFDGVDLFGHSDAELAGFRNKKIGFVFQFHHLLHEFSALENVMMPGLIRRMNRGDIETAAREMLNSVGLSHRLRHKPGELSGGEQQRVAIARALVLQPKLILADEPTGNLDTHTSDEIFGLLKELNRKKGMTFILVTHNERLSLQADRVFNMVDGKIERG
- a CDS encoding FxsA family protein; translation: MFAILLILFIVVPFIEITILIKLGSLIGFWPTIGIQIGTGIMGASLAKLQGLFVWRKITEELQLGRIPTQDMVNGVLIFAAGLVLMTPGLLTDLLGFGLLIPTTRNAFRQWLERKFKRRITIDENDFIPPL
- the gltX gene encoding glutamate--tRNA ligase yields the protein MNQVRVRFAPSPTGFLHVGGARTALFNWLFARHAKGKFFLRIEDTDLSRSTDEAIEAIFDGMRWLGLDWDLWEGSEANPVRQTARFDVYREKVETLLEQEKAYRCYCSPEELVTRRKEALKARQVPRYDGRCRQLTAPVPGRPAAIRFKASSVGEIVVDDMVKGKVVFDSRTVDDLIIMRSDGSPTYNFCVVVDDVDMQISHVIRGDDHLNNTPKQIQLYKALGYAQPRFGHLSMILGSDKSRLSKRYGATSVQQYREEGYLPEAMVNYLVRLGWSHKDQELFTLPEMIEKFSMERVGSSAAIFNQDKLLWINANYIKTGDLERIAQLLHPHLQGLGIDPGQLDPDHLLRVVNALRERSRTLKEMAESAFYFFSDKISFDDKAQKFLTVENLLILKTVREKLEKIPFEHDPLREVFKSISASMDKKLAKVAQPVRAAVTGKTVSPGIFDVLEVLGKEKALERLDFQIESLSQTEKGSMP
- a CDS encoding FtsX-like permease family protein, with the translated sequence MSLPYEFFIGFRYLKAKRRRKGASLNTVISIGGVTVGVAALIATLAVMTGFKEDLRDKILGTNSHIVITDRTRDNISDYQRLVERVEEVSLVKSATPFIFRQVLLSSQSNVFGVVLRGIDPQKENEVTEIGRNMVEGTLNDLMDPPPPLLLESLTGSGSDVEPERVYPGVIIGRELAGRLGVFRGEIINVISPVGKDGSSIEESLGGPMGFTPKIRKFHVVGIFDSGMYEYDSSLAYVSIREAQKFFNLSDVVTGIEVKVNDIFLAAEVAQEIESRLDFPFQARDWMQLNRNLFTALEMEKDMMFVILILIILVASFNIVSTLTMTVVEKSREIAILKAMGATRKSITRIFMLEGLIIGGVGVLLGIPLGLSICWVLQTFYTLPGDVYYISHLPVKLHALDVILVSVSAMVIGLLATIYPSRQAAKLDPVVALRYE
- a CDS encoding alpha/beta hydrolase; the protein is MSAHFLWNEIPPAQPMEGCVVFLHGRGTIGKDLMPLADEFSLPSLRWIFPDAPLPFLEDFDGRMWFASPPDQHSGIRKSRMLLFDLLNHLIEKGQISARKIVLMGFSQGAVVSLDVGLRFPKLLAGLVAMSGFLSSPEAIPTEKSPASAKMPILLVHGSADAVVNVNGSRQALDTLRKEGYTVDLKEYPMGHQVISEEITLIRNHLIKFLQLQ